The following coding sequences are from one Candidatus Eisenbacteria bacterium window:
- a CDS encoding ABC transporter permease subunit yields MKTLMVQTNQPRGRRVPWLLISFALAFALWEVAGRWPISAAFPPFSKTLLAFFRMTADGSFLKAYLSTTQPLIIGFIICGIIGVSFGIWMGLSRAMEWLSLPVFVILQAAPMAAVVPLVTYIYGIGLTSKVLAVAILAAPVIVMNSYKGIRNANPSLIQMCRAFLGTRTQVVVKIVLPHAAAMIFTGLRLGLAMGFIGVVIAELLITPTGIGDLITYHSSVADFPEMFAAVASIILIAAVTIHALERLERRLFPPEMRGS; encoded by the coding sequence TTGAAAACATTGATGGTGCAAACGAACCAACCCAGGGGACGACGCGTCCCCTGGCTTCTCATTTCTTTTGCCCTTGCTTTTGCCCTCTGGGAGGTTGCCGGCCGCTGGCCGATTAGCGCTGCCTTCCCTCCGTTTAGCAAGACGCTGCTGGCGTTCTTTCGCATGACGGCGGATGGCAGCTTTCTCAAGGCTTACCTCTCCACGACGCAGCCGCTGATCATCGGGTTCATCATCTGCGGAATCATCGGGGTCAGTTTCGGGATTTGGATGGGGCTCTCCCGTGCGATGGAGTGGCTCAGCCTACCGGTCTTCGTCATCCTGCAGGCGGCGCCCATGGCTGCCGTTGTTCCCCTGGTGACCTACATCTATGGGATCGGACTCACCTCGAAGGTCCTGGCTGTGGCTATCCTGGCGGCGCCGGTCATCGTCATGAATTCCTACAAGGGAATCCGCAATGCCAATCCCTCGCTGATTCAGATGTGTCGCGCGTTTCTGGGGACCCGGACGCAGGTGGTGGTGAAGATTGTTCTTCCGCACGCCGCAGCGATGATCTTCACCGGGCTTCGATTAGGATTGGCCATGGGATTCATCGGGGTGGTGATCGCGGAGTTGTTGATCACGCCGACCGGGATCGGCGATCTGATCACCTATCATAGTTCCGTTGCAGATTTTCCTGAGATGTTTGCCGCGGTGGCCTCCATCATCCTGATCGCCGCTGTGACCATTCACGCCCTCGAGCGGCTCGAGCGCAGGCTGTTTCCCCCCGAAATGAGAGGATCCTAA